The window AACCCAGAAAATATTTACAATAAAATTGTTTCTATGATATAATATTTGATTCAAATGATAGAGTTAAAAACCAAAGAAGAGATTGAGAAGTTAAGGATTGCCAACATACATGTGGCAGAAATTTTAAATTTATTAACTGAATATGTAAAGCCCGGGGTTAGTGCTGCTGAGCTTGACGAAATTGCTTTCAATGAATGTAAAAAACGAAATGTCAGACCTGCCTTTTTAGGCTTGTATGGTTTTCCGGCTTCATTATGTGTTTCAATAAATGAAGAAGTTGTACATGGTATTCCAAGGAAGGATAAAATCATAAAAGAAGGCGATATAGTAAGTCTTGATTTTGGTGTAGAATATGAGGGCTGGTATGGTGATGCTGCCATAACGGTTGCAGTTGGCGATATCAGTGAGAGAAAGCAAAGATTAATAGAAGGTGTCAAATCAGCATTGGATAAAGCTATTGAACTTTGTCACCCGGGCAATAATTTAAAGGATATAGCAAGAGCTATAGAAGAAACATTAAAAAGTTATAAATTAACACCTGTTTGTACTTATGGCGGGCATGGTATAGGTAGAAAGCCCCATGAAGAACCTCATGTTACAAACTGTTTATCAAATGCAGAAAATATTGAACTAAAACCGGGAATGGTTTTAGCTATTGAACCGATGGCTTACTTAGGAAAAGGGAAAATTAGAAAATTAAAGGATAATTGGACTATAGTTACAACTGATAAAACACATGCAGCCCATTTTGAACATAGTGTAGCAATTACAGAAAATGGACCATATGTTTTATCAAAAATTTAAAAGGATGAAGTAGAAATGGGAAAGAAAAAAGAAGGTCAAGAAAAGGAAAAAGGAATAGTTTTAGAAGGTACGGTTTTAGAAGCCTTACCTAATGCTATGTTTAAAGTCCAATTAGAAACAGGGCATGAAGTATTAGCCCACGTTTCAGGTAAGATGAGAATGCACTTCATAAAAATACTTCCGGGTGATAAAGTTAAAGTTGAATTATCGCCCTATGATTTAACCAGAGGAAGAATTATATTTAGAGTTTAAAGAAGGAGGAATAATTATGAAAGTTAGAGCATCCGTTAAACCAAGATGCGAGAAATGTAAGATTATAAGAAGAAAGGGTAGAGTTATGGTTGTTTGTGAAAATCCAAAGCATAAACAAAAACAAGGTTAAGGAGGCTAATTCAGTATGGCACGTATAGCAGGCGTAGATTTACCGGATAGAAAAAGGTTAGAGATTGCCTTAACTTACATTTATGGAATTGGTAAGTCAAGAGCCAAGGAAATCTTAGAGAAAACTGGAATCGATGGAATGAAAAGAGTTGGAGAATTGACTCCAGACGAATTAAATACAATCAGAAGATTTATAGAACAAAATTATAAAGTTGAGGGTGACCTTAGAAGGGAAGTATCTCTTGCAATTAAAAGACTTATTGATATAGGTTGCTATAGAGGAGTAAGGCATAGATTAGGCCTTCCTGTTAGAGGCCAAAGAACAAGAACTAATGCAAAAACAAGAAAAGGAAAAAGAAAAAAGTAATTTAATACGAAGAGGTGTATAAAAAATGGCAAAAAAAAGAAAGACTGTTAAAAAAGTAAAAAGAACGGTAACATCTGGAATTGTTCATGTCCAATCTACGTTTAACAATACAATTGTGACTATTACTGATAAAGAAGGAAATACCTTAACATGGGCATCAGGTGGTACAGAAGGTTTTAAGGGAACAAGAAAAAGTACTCCATATGCTGCTCAACTTGCAGCTCAAAAAGCAGCAAAAAAGGCTATGGATGAATATGGATTGAAAGAAGTTGAAGTATGGGTTAAAGGTCCTGGCGCCGGTAGAGAACCTGCTATAAGAACATTAGCTGCGATGGGACTTACCATTAAAGCGATTAGAGATGTTACACCTATACCTCACAACGGATGTCGTCCACCAAGTAAAAGGAGGGTTTAATTTATGGGTAGATATATAGGACCATGGACAAAAATCAGTAGAAGATTAGGAGTTTTTGTTGGTGGTGATTTAGAATCCTTTCAAAAGAGAAATTTCCCACCAGGTCAACATGGTAGAATTCAAGGAAGAAAAAAACTTTCAGACTATGGAGTTAGATTACAAGAAAAACAAAAATTAAGATTTCTATACGGTGGAATTAGAGAAGGGCAATTTAGAAGATATTTTGAGAGAGCCTCTAAAGCAGCTGGAAATACTGGTACAGTATTGTTACAATTGCTTGAAAGAAGACTTGATAATGTTGTATACAGACTTGGTTTTGCGAAAACAAGACTTCAGGCAAGACAATTGGTTAAACATGGCCATTTCTTAGTAAATGGAAAAAAGGTAGATATTCCATCTTACGAAGTTGACAAAGGTGATATTATTGAAGTTAGAGAAAAAAGTAAAAAGTTAGCACTTTTTAAAGAAAATTTAGAAAGCAGAGACCCTCGTTCTATTCCAAAATGGTTAGAGCTCGATAAAGATAATCTTAGAGGCAAGGTTGTTGAAATTCCAGAAGAAATTGAATTAGAAATTCCAGTTAACGTTCAGTACATCATTGAGTACTACTCAATGTAATAAATACTCCCCAAAACCGCCTGCCGGGTATGGGGGTCAAAACAGGCGGTAAATAAGTAGCCCGGCACCGGTGCGTACCGGTTTAATATGGAGTTAGAATGTCATTGTTAGATTTTGTAATGCCAACAAAAATTTACTGGGATGAAACAACTAAAACAGATACATACGGAAAGCTTTATGTAGAACCGTTAGAGAGAGGGTTTGGTATAACTATTGGTAATGCGTTAAGAAGAGTTTTACTCTCTTCATTACCAGGAGGAGCAATTACAGCTGTTAAAATAATGGGTGTTCCTCACGAGTTTTCAACAATCAAAGGTGTGATAGAAGATGTAGTTGAAATAGTATTAAATTTAAAACAAATAAGACTAAAAATAGATGAGAATATAGAAAGAGATTTTGCTATATTAGAAGTAGAAAATGTGGGTAAAGTTTATGCAAAAGACATAAAATTTCCCGCAGGAATAGAGTTAGTTACGCCAGATGTACACATTTGCACAATATCTGAACCTATAAAATTACAAATGGAATTTAGAGTAGAAAGGGGTATTGGTTATAAAACAGTTGAAGAATTAGAGCCTATTTCTGAAATAGGCTGGATACTTATAGATACAGCTTTTTCTCCAATTAAAAGAGTTGCCTTTAATGTAGAACCTACAAGGGTTGGAGACAAGACAGACTATGATAAATTAATTTTAGAAATCGAAACAGATGGAACAATTACACCGGACGAAGCATTAATA of the Sulfurihydrogenibium sp. genome contains:
- a CDS encoding DNA-directed RNA polymerase subunit alpha, which translates into the protein MSLLDFVMPTKIYWDETTKTDTYGKLYVEPLERGFGITIGNALRRVLLSSLPGGAITAVKIMGVPHEFSTIKGVIEDVVEIVLNLKQIRLKIDENIERDFAILEVENVGKVYAKDIKFPAGIELVTPDVHICTISEPIKLQMEFRVERGIGYKTVEELEPISEIGWILIDTAFSPIKRVAFNVEPTRVGDKTDYDKLILEIETDGTITPDEALIKATNILIDHFNILQKPTVRKVQTIKKTVAPKLEEIKIEEDKLSLSIDELEISSRTINALRKIGVNTIGDLVKLSEEDLKEAKSIGRKSLKEIKDALTEIGLELAPSKSTSQ
- the rpsD gene encoding 30S ribosomal protein S4, which translates into the protein MGRYIGPWTKISRRLGVFVGGDLESFQKRNFPPGQHGRIQGRKKLSDYGVRLQEKQKLRFLYGGIREGQFRRYFERASKAAGNTGTVLLQLLERRLDNVVYRLGFAKTRLQARQLVKHGHFLVNGKKVDIPSYEVDKGDIIEVREKSKKLALFKENLESRDPRSIPKWLELDKDNLRGKVVEIPEEIELEIPVNVQYIIEYYSM
- the rpmJ gene encoding 50S ribosomal protein L36; this translates as MKVRASVKPRCEKCKIIRRKGRVMVVCENPKHKQKQG
- the rpsM gene encoding 30S ribosomal protein S13; this encodes MARIAGVDLPDRKRLEIALTYIYGIGKSRAKEILEKTGIDGMKRVGELTPDELNTIRRFIEQNYKVEGDLRREVSLAIKRLIDIGCYRGVRHRLGLPVRGQRTRTNAKTRKGKRKK
- the map gene encoding type I methionyl aminopeptidase, translated to MIELKTKEEIEKLRIANIHVAEILNLLTEYVKPGVSAAELDEIAFNECKKRNVRPAFLGLYGFPASLCVSINEEVVHGIPRKDKIIKEGDIVSLDFGVEYEGWYGDAAITVAVGDISERKQRLIEGVKSALDKAIELCHPGNNLKDIARAIEETLKSYKLTPVCTYGGHGIGRKPHEEPHVTNCLSNAENIELKPGMVLAIEPMAYLGKGKIRKLKDNWTIVTTDKTHAAHFEHSVAITENGPYVLSKI
- the infA gene encoding translation initiation factor IF-1, producing MGKKKEGQEKEKGIVLEGTVLEALPNAMFKVQLETGHEVLAHVSGKMRMHFIKILPGDKVKVELSPYDLTRGRIIFRV
- the rpsK gene encoding 30S ribosomal protein S11, producing the protein MAKKRKTVKKVKRTVTSGIVHVQSTFNNTIVTITDKEGNTLTWASGGTEGFKGTRKSTPYAAQLAAQKAAKKAMDEYGLKEVEVWVKGPGAGREPAIRTLAAMGLTIKAIRDVTPIPHNGCRPPSKRRV